A single Gemmatimonadales bacterium DNA region contains:
- the ruvB gene encoding Holliday junction branch migration DNA helicase RuvB, translating into MTPGRSEITTPDVLPEERSAEASLRPSRLDEFVGQAKVKENLQIAIDAARGRGEPLDHALFFGPPGLGKTTLAILLAKEMGVSIRTSSGPVLERPGDLVGLLTGLRRGDILFIDEIHRMRPTLEEFLYPAMEDWRVDVRVGDGPHAETIPMALEPFTLIGATTRYGLLTPPMRARFGMVERLNFYPPEDLAQIVKRSAGILAVETDGGGADEIAKRSRGTPRVANRLLRRVRDYAAVRAEGRVDRETARQALARLDVDEFGLDDMDARLLKTIIEKFEGGPVGLGTLAVAVGEDAGTLEEVYEPYLIQQGFLQRTPRGRVATPTAYRHFGFAAPEGQNSLFGS; encoded by the coding sequence ATGACCCCCGGGCGCTCGGAGATCACCACCCCCGACGTGCTGCCCGAGGAGCGCAGCGCCGAGGCCTCGCTGCGGCCCTCGCGGCTCGACGAGTTCGTCGGCCAGGCCAAGGTGAAGGAGAATCTCCAGATCGCGATCGACGCGGCCCGCGGCCGCGGCGAGCCGCTCGACCACGCGCTGTTCTTCGGCCCGCCGGGCCTGGGCAAGACCACCCTCGCCATCCTGCTCGCCAAGGAGATGGGCGTCAGCATCCGCACCTCCTCGGGCCCGGTGCTCGAGCGCCCCGGCGACCTCGTCGGCCTGCTCACCGGGCTGAGGCGCGGCGACATCCTGTTCATCGACGAGATCCACCGGATGCGACCCACGCTCGAGGAATTCCTCTATCCCGCGATGGAGGATTGGCGGGTGGACGTGCGCGTGGGCGACGGCCCGCACGCCGAGACCATCCCGATGGCGCTCGAGCCGTTCACCCTCATCGGCGCCACCACGCGCTACGGACTCCTGACGCCGCCGATGCGCGCCCGGTTCGGCATGGTCGAGCGGCTCAACTTCTACCCGCCCGAGGACCTGGCGCAGATCGTGAAGCGCTCGGCCGGCATCCTCGCCGTCGAGACCGACGGCGGCGGCGCCGACGAGATCGCCAAGCGCAGCCGCGGCACGCCCCGGGTCGCCAACCGCCTGCTCCGGCGGGTGCGCGACTACGCGGCCGTGCGCGCCGAGGGCCGCGTGGACCGGGAGACCGCCCGGCAGGCGCTCGCGCGGCTCGACGTGGACGAGTTCGGCCTCGACGACATGGACGCGCGGCTCCTGAAGACCATCATCGAGAAGTTCGAGGGCGGGCCCGTCGGCCTGGGCACGCTCGCGGTGGCGGTGGGCGAGGACGCCGGCACGCTGGAGGAGGTCTACGAGCCGTACCTGATCCAGCAGGGGTTCCTCCAGCGCACCCCCCGCGGCCGCGTCGCGACGCCCACCGCCTACCGGCACTTCGGCTTTGCCGCGCCGGAGGGCCAGAACTCGCTCTTCGGTTCGTGA
- the ruvA gene encoding Holliday junction branch migration protein RuvA, which produces MIALLAGTLAVKEADRVVVRTTSGVGYECFVTTRALADLPNLGQPVELHTSLVVREDGQSLYGFTTAEERRVFQRLLQASGIGPRLALAMLSQYSSERLVRGIRERDVATLVAVPGVGKKTAERLILELADKTGDLAAEPAAPTSSATDAATQALIRLGYSAPEADDAVRRALAQDGRRDTAALLKAALGFLAGGRR; this is translated from the coding sequence ATGATCGCCCTGCTCGCCGGCACGCTCGCCGTCAAGGAGGCGGACCGCGTGGTGGTGCGCACCACCAGCGGGGTGGGCTACGAGTGCTTCGTCACCACCCGCGCGCTCGCCGACCTGCCCAACCTCGGCCAGCCGGTCGAGCTGCACACGTCGCTGGTCGTGCGCGAGGACGGCCAGTCGCTGTACGGCTTCACCACCGCCGAGGAGCGACGGGTGTTCCAGCGCCTGCTGCAGGCGAGCGGGATCGGCCCGCGGCTGGCGCTGGCCATGCTGTCCCAGTACTCGAGCGAGCGGCTGGTCCGCGGCATCCGCGAGCGGGACGTCGCCACGCTGGTCGCGGTGCCCGGCGTCGGCAAGAAGACCGCCGAGCGGCTCATCCTCGAGCTGGCCGACAAGACCGGAGACCTCGCCGCGGAGCCGGCGGCGCCGACCAGCTCGGCCACCGACGCCGCGACCCAGGCCCTGATCCGCCTCGGCTACAGCGCGCCCGAGGCCGACGACGCGGTGCGCCGCGCGCTGGCGCAGGACGGGCGGCGCGACACTGCGGCGCTGCTCAAGGCCGCGCTCGGCTTCCTCGCCGGCGGCCGGCGATGA
- the ruvC gene encoding crossover junction endodeoxyribonuclease RuvC, whose protein sequence is MLGLDPGAAATGYGVVELEAPGVIRLVECGVVRTAASSPLEQRLSQIFDAVSEIIARHRPGAIAVESVFVAKNPHTALVLGHARGAALLAAAKAAVPVREYAPTMVKKTVVGTGTATKVQVQVMTARRLHLRTPPTPDDAADGVAVALTHCMRGARPFRRAAVG, encoded by the coding sequence GTGCTCGGGCTGGATCCGGGCGCCGCGGCCACCGGGTACGGCGTGGTCGAGCTGGAGGCGCCCGGCGTGATCCGCCTGGTCGAGTGCGGGGTCGTCCGCACCGCCGCCTCCTCGCCGCTGGAGCAGCGCCTGTCGCAGATCTTCGACGCCGTCTCCGAGATCATCGCCCGCCACCGGCCCGGCGCCATCGCCGTGGAGAGCGTGTTCGTCGCCAAGAACCCGCACACGGCCCTGGTGCTGGGACACGCGCGCGGCGCCGCGCTCCTGGCCGCGGCCAAGGCGGCCGTGCCCGTGCGGGAGTACGCCCCGACGATGGTGAAGAAGACGGTGGTCGGCACCGGGACGGCGACCAAGGTCCAGGTCCAGGTGATGACGGCGCGCCGGCTGCACCTGCGGACGCCGCCGACGCCCGACGACGCGGCCGACGGCGTGGCGGTGGCCCTCACCCACTGCATGCGGGGGGCGCGCCCCTTCCGGCGCGCCGCGGTCGGATGA
- a CDS encoding YebC/PmpR family DNA-binding transcriptional regulator, translating to MAGHNVWKKIKRKKAVTDARRGAQFTKLIKEITVAARQGGGDPAGNARLRTAIDAARVANMPSDNIERAIKKGTGQLEGVQYEEVTYEGYGPGGAAIFIEVTTDNAKRTVADIRHLFTRFDGKLGTTGSVAHLFEKRGEFYVPAAKYDEDATIEAALEAGALDVVKEGDHFVVTTQPHDFHAVQESLKKHGIAWESAEIAMIPHSTVRVEGRDAEKLVKLMGELEEHDDVARVSSNFDVDLEALAEV from the coding sequence GTGGCCGGCCACAATGTATGGAAGAAGATCAAGCGCAAGAAGGCCGTAACTGACGCCAGGCGCGGCGCTCAATTCACCAAGCTGATCAAGGAAATCACCGTCGCCGCTCGCCAGGGCGGCGGCGACCCCGCGGGCAACGCGCGGCTCCGGACGGCCATCGACGCCGCCCGCGTCGCCAACATGCCGTCCGACAACATCGAGCGCGCGATCAAGAAGGGCACCGGCCAGCTCGAGGGCGTGCAGTACGAGGAAGTGACGTACGAGGGGTACGGCCCCGGCGGGGCGGCCATCTTCATCGAGGTCACGACCGACAACGCCAAGCGGACGGTCGCCGACATCCGCCACCTCTTCACCCGCTTCGACGGCAAGCTCGGCACCACCGGCTCCGTCGCCCACCTGTTCGAGAAGCGCGGGGAGTTCTACGTCCCGGCCGCCAAGTACGACGAGGACGCGACCATCGAGGCTGCCCTCGAGGCGGGCGCCCTCGACGTGGTGAAGGAAGGGGACCACTTCGTCGTCACCACCCAGCCTCACGACTTCCACGCCGTCCAGGAGTCGCTGAAGAAGCACGGCATCGCGTGGGAATCGGCCGAGATCGCGATGATTCCGCACTCCACGGTGCGGGTCGAGGGGCGCGACGCCGAGAAGCTGGTCAAGCTGATGGGGGAGCTGGAAGAGCACGACGACGTGGCCCGGGTCTCCTCCAACTTCGACGTCGACCTCGAGGCGCTGGCCGAGGTGTGA
- a CDS encoding DnaB-like helicase C-terminal domain-containing protein produces the protein MKTPPDIPRRSNPVTDVVGRVDARLGGAASSDTVATGFPSVDRILGGGLRQGDLVVLGGDVGVGKSSFALAVALRIAERGETAAVISGEMDEDRLWERALAIEARTRLDDIRRGTVSDEARAALGAAAVRLRNRPLVYRPMAARSFEEVADRLRALHTPFAAVDFLQLLPPTRADVERAEQDATAVRLLKEIALEANVALLLVAQLPRLNPKRRDPRPSLDDFGALGAVKYHADVVLGLYREEMYQVTRGVEGATELIVAKNRHGATGFVDLYFYRDWMRFEDMLEPDR, from the coding sequence GTGAAGACCCCGCCCGACATCCCGCGGCGCTCCAACCCGGTCACCGACGTGGTCGGCCGGGTGGACGCGCGCCTCGGCGGCGCGGCCAGCAGCGACACGGTCGCCACCGGCTTTCCGAGCGTCGACCGGATCCTGGGCGGCGGCCTGCGCCAGGGCGACCTGGTCGTGCTGGGCGGCGACGTGGGCGTCGGCAAGTCGTCGTTCGCGCTGGCGGTCGCGCTGCGGATCGCCGAGCGCGGCGAGACCGCCGCCGTGATCTCCGGCGAGATGGACGAGGACCGGCTGTGGGAGCGCGCGCTCGCCATCGAGGCGCGGACCCGACTCGACGACATCCGCCGCGGCACCGTCTCCGACGAGGCGCGGGCGGCCCTGGGGGCCGCCGCGGTGCGGCTGCGGAACCGGCCGCTGGTGTACCGCCCCATGGCGGCCCGGAGCTTCGAGGAGGTGGCCGACCGGCTGCGCGCGCTCCACACGCCCTTCGCGGCCGTCGACTTCCTGCAGCTGCTCCCGCCCACCCGCGCCGACGTGGAGCGCGCCGAGCAGGACGCCACCGCGGTCCGCCTGCTCAAGGAGATCGCGCTCGAGGCCAACGTCGCATTGCTGCTCGTCGCCCAGCTGCCGCGGCTCAACCCCAAGCGCCGCGACCCGCGACCCTCGCTCGACGACTTCGGCGCGCTCGGCGCGGTGAAGTACCACGCCGACGTCGTGCTCGGACTGTACCGCGAGGAGATGTACCAGGTGACGCGAGGCGTCGAGGGGGCGACCGAGCTGATCGTGGCCAAGAACCGCCACGGTGCGACCGGCTTCGTGGACCTCTATTTCTACCGCGACTGGATGCGCTTCGAGGACATGCTCGAGCCGGACCGCTAG